A genome region from Meriones unguiculatus strain TT.TT164.6M chromosome 2, Bangor_MerUng_6.1, whole genome shotgun sequence includes the following:
- the Exosc9 gene encoding exosome complex component RRP45 — protein sequence MKETPLSNCERRFLLRAIEEKKRLDGRQTYDYRNIKITFGTDYGCCIVELGKTRVLGQVSCELVSPKLNRATEGILFFNLELSQMAAPAFEPGRQSDLLVKLNRLLERCLRNSKCIDTESLCVVAGEKVWQIRVDLHLLNHDGNIIDAASIAAVVALCHFRRPDVSVQGEEVTVYTPEERDPVPLSIHHMPICVSFAFFQQGTYLLVDPNEREERVMDGLLVIAMNKHRELCTIQSSGGIMLLKDQVLRCSKIAGVKVAEITELIQRALENDQKARKEGGKFGFAESIANQRITAFKMEKAPIDTSNIEEKADEIIAEAEPPTEVVSKPVLWTPGTAQIGDGIENSWGDLEESEKEEEEEGSIDEAVILDDTKMDTEEVSDIGSQGAPIVLSDSEEEEMIILEPEKNPKKIRAQTTSAKEKAPTKSQVKRRKKKRTAN from the exons ATGAAGGAAACGCCGCTCTCCAACTGCGAGCGCCGCTTCCTGCTCCGCGCCATTGAGGAGAAGAAG CGGCTGGATGGCAGGCAGACCTATGATTACAGGAACATCAAGATCACGTTCGGAACGGATTATGGATGCTGTATTGTAGAACTGGGGAAAACAAG AGTTCTTGGGCAGGTTTCCTGTGAACTTGTGTCTCCAAAACTCAATAGGGCAACAGAAGGTATTCTGTTTTTTAACCTTGAGCTTTCTCAGATGGCTGCTCCAGCTTTCGAACCTGGCAG GCAGTCAGATCTCTTGGTGAAGCTGAATCGACTCTTGGAAAGATGTCTGAGAAATTCAAAGTGTATAGACACCGAATCTCTCTGTGTTGTTGCTGGTGAAAAG GTTTGGCAGATCCGTGTAGACCTACATTTATTAAATCATGATGGAAATATTATTGATGCTGCCAGCATCGCTGCAGTTGTAGCCTTGTGTCACTTCCGAAGACCTGATGTCTCTGTCCAGGGAGAGGAAGTAACAGTG TACACCCCTGAGGAGCGTGACCCTGTGCCTCTGAGCATCCACCACATGCCCATTTGTGTCAGCTTTGCTTTCTTCCAGCAAGG AACATATTTATTGGTGGACCCCAATGAGCGAGAAGAACGAGTGATGGATGGCTTGCTGGTGATTGCCATGAATAAGCATCGAGAACTTTGTACTATTCAGTCTAGTGGAGGGATAATGCTGCTCAAAGACCAG GTTCTGAGATGCAGTAAAATAGCTGGTGTGAAAGTGGCAGAGATTACAGAGCTGATCCAGAGAGCTTTGGAAAACGACCAGAAGGCCAG GAAAGAAGGTGGAAAGTTTGGCTTTGCAGAGTCTATAGCAAATCAAAGGATCACAGCATTTAAAATGGAGAAGGCCCCCATCGATACATCCaacatagaagaaaaagcagacgAAATTATTGCAGAAGCAGAACCTCCTACAGAAGT TGTTTCCAAACCTGTGCTGTGGACTCCTGGAACTGCCCAGATTGGTGATGGAATAGAAAACTCCTGGGGTGACCTTGAAGAGTccgagaaggaagaggaggaggaaggtagcATTGATGAAGCTGTCATTCTTGATGATACAAAGATGGACACCGAAGAAGTTTCTGATATTGGGAGCCAAG GTGCCCCTATAGTGCTATCAGAtagtgaagaagaagaaatgatcaTTTTGGAACCAGAGaagaatccaaagaaaataag AGCTCAGACCACCAGTGCAAAAGAAAAGGCACCAACTAAAAGTCaagtgaagaggaggaaaaagaagagaactgCTAACTAA
- the Ccna2 gene encoding cyclin-A2 isoform X1, whose translation MPGSLRQPGREAGSALLSLPQEDQENVKPDKVAPAQQPRAQAALKAGNARGPAPQQRLKTRRVAPLKDLPINDEHVTAASSWKANSKQPAFTIHVDEAEETEKPPAEHKGTQCEDVLAFNAAVSLPGARKPLVPLDYPMDGSFGSFELEEINTLALISYTESPHAMDMSIVIEDEKPVSVNEVPDYHEDIHTYLREMEVKCKPKVGYMKKQPDITNSMRAILVDWLVEVGEEYKLQNETLHLAVNYIDRFLSSMSVLRGKLQLVGTAAMLLASKFEEIYPPEVAEFVYITDDTYSKKQVLRMEHLVLKVLAFDLAAPTVNQFLTQYFLHQQPANCKVESLAMFLGELSLIDADPYLKYLPSLIAGAAFHLALYTVTGQSWPESLVQKTGYTLESLKPCLMDLHQTYLKAPQHAQQSIREKYKHSKYHGVSLLNPPETLNV comes from the exons ATGCCGGGCAGCTTGAGACAGCCGGGTCGCGAGGCGGGCTCGGCCCTGCTCTCGCTGCCGCAGGAAGACCAGGAGAATGTCAAGCCCGACAAGGTGGCGCCAGCCCAGCAGCCGCGGGCGCAGGCAGCGCTCAAGGCCGGGAACGCGCGGGGCCCCGCGCCGCAGCAGAGACTCAAGACTCGGCGG GTTGCGCCTCTTAAGGACCTTCCTATAAACGATGAGCATGTCACTGCTGCTTCTTCCTGGAAAGCAAACAGTAAACAGCCTGCCTTCACCATTCATGTGGATGAAGCAGAAGAGACTGAGAAGCCGCCAGCTGAGCATAAAGGAACACAGTGTGAAGATGTCCTGGCTTTTAATGCAGCTGTCTCTTTACCTGGAGCAAGAAAACCACTGGTACCTCTCGATTATCCAATGGATGGTAGTTTTG GATCTTTTGAGTTGGAAGAGATAAATACTTTGGCTTTAATATCATACACAGAATCACCACATGCTATGGATATGTCTATTGTCATAGAAGACGAAAAGCCAGTGAGTGTTAATGAAGTACCTGACTATCATGAAGATATTCACACGTACCTTAGGGAAATGGAG GTTAAATGTAAACCTAAAGTGGGTTATATGAAGAAACAGCCCGACATCACTAACAGTATGCGGGCCATCCTCGTGGACTGGCTAGTTGAAGTGGGAGAAGAATATAAactacagaatgagaccttgCATTTGGCTGTGAACTACATTGATCGGTTCCTCTCCTCCATGTCTGTGTTAAGAGGAAAGCTTCAGCTTGTGGGCACTGCTGCTATGCTGCTAGCTTC AAAGTTTGAAGAAATATACCCCCCAGAAGTAGCAGAGTTTGTGTATATTACAGACGATACCTATTCCAAGAAGCAGGTTCTGAGAATGGAGCACCTAGTATTGAAAGTCCTTGCTTTTGACTTAGCTGCGCCAACAGTAAATCAGTTTCTTACACAATACTTTCTGCACCAGCAGCCTGCAAACTGCAAAGTTGAAAGCTTAGCAATG tttttggGAGAATTGAGTTTGATAGATGCTGACCCATACCTCAAGTATTTGCCATCACTTATTGCTGGCGCTGCCTTTCATTTAGCGCTCTATACAGTCACAGGACAAAGCTGG CCGGAGTCATTGGTACAAAAGACTGGATATACCCTGGAAAGTCTTAAGCCTTGTCTCATGGACCTTCACCAGACCTACCTCAAAGCACCACAGCATGCCCAACAATCAATAAGGGAAAAGTACAAACATTCAAA ATATCATGGTGTTTCTCTTCTCAACCCGCCAGAGACACTAAATGTGTAA
- the Ccna2 gene encoding cyclin-A2 isoform X2 yields the protein MPGSLRQPGREAGSALLSLPQEDQENVKPDKVAPAQQPRAQAALKAGNARGPAPQQRLKTRRVAPLKDLPINDEHVTAASSWKANSKQPAFTIHVDEAEETEKPPAEHKGTQCEDVLAFNAAVSLPGARKPLVPLDYPMDGSFESPHAMDMSIVIEDEKPVSVNEVPDYHEDIHTYLREMEVKCKPKVGYMKKQPDITNSMRAILVDWLVEVGEEYKLQNETLHLAVNYIDRFLSSMSVLRGKLQLVGTAAMLLASKFEEIYPPEVAEFVYITDDTYSKKQVLRMEHLVLKVLAFDLAAPTVNQFLTQYFLHQQPANCKVESLAMFLGELSLIDADPYLKYLPSLIAGAAFHLALYTVTGQSWPESLVQKTGYTLESLKPCLMDLHQTYLKAPQHAQQSIREKYKHSKYHGVSLLNPPETLNV from the exons ATGCCGGGCAGCTTGAGACAGCCGGGTCGCGAGGCGGGCTCGGCCCTGCTCTCGCTGCCGCAGGAAGACCAGGAGAATGTCAAGCCCGACAAGGTGGCGCCAGCCCAGCAGCCGCGGGCGCAGGCAGCGCTCAAGGCCGGGAACGCGCGGGGCCCCGCGCCGCAGCAGAGACTCAAGACTCGGCGG GTTGCGCCTCTTAAGGACCTTCCTATAAACGATGAGCATGTCACTGCTGCTTCTTCCTGGAAAGCAAACAGTAAACAGCCTGCCTTCACCATTCATGTGGATGAAGCAGAAGAGACTGAGAAGCCGCCAGCTGAGCATAAAGGAACACAGTGTGAAGATGTCCTGGCTTTTAATGCAGCTGTCTCTTTACCTGGAGCAAGAAAACCACTGGTACCTCTCGATTATCCAATGGATGGTAGTTTTG AATCACCACATGCTATGGATATGTCTATTGTCATAGAAGACGAAAAGCCAGTGAGTGTTAATGAAGTACCTGACTATCATGAAGATATTCACACGTACCTTAGGGAAATGGAG GTTAAATGTAAACCTAAAGTGGGTTATATGAAGAAACAGCCCGACATCACTAACAGTATGCGGGCCATCCTCGTGGACTGGCTAGTTGAAGTGGGAGAAGAATATAAactacagaatgagaccttgCATTTGGCTGTGAACTACATTGATCGGTTCCTCTCCTCCATGTCTGTGTTAAGAGGAAAGCTTCAGCTTGTGGGCACTGCTGCTATGCTGCTAGCTTC AAAGTTTGAAGAAATATACCCCCCAGAAGTAGCAGAGTTTGTGTATATTACAGACGATACCTATTCCAAGAAGCAGGTTCTGAGAATGGAGCACCTAGTATTGAAAGTCCTTGCTTTTGACTTAGCTGCGCCAACAGTAAATCAGTTTCTTACACAATACTTTCTGCACCAGCAGCCTGCAAACTGCAAAGTTGAAAGCTTAGCAATG tttttggGAGAATTGAGTTTGATAGATGCTGACCCATACCTCAAGTATTTGCCATCACTTATTGCTGGCGCTGCCTTTCATTTAGCGCTCTATACAGTCACAGGACAAAGCTGG CCGGAGTCATTGGTACAAAAGACTGGATATACCCTGGAAAGTCTTAAGCCTTGTCTCATGGACCTTCACCAGACCTACCTCAAAGCACCACAGCATGCCCAACAATCAATAAGGGAAAAGTACAAACATTCAAA ATATCATGGTGTTTCTCTTCTCAACCCGCCAGAGACACTAAATGTGTAA